TCTCCTGCAGGGATCAGAACGCACGGGACGACCTCTCATCATTGGGCCAGAGGAAGATTATGATCCGGGATATTTCAACAACGAGGTAGTGGCACCAAACTGCTCTTGGCTCTTGTCCCATCTCTCTGGGGGCAGCCGGCCAAGGTCACGGGACAGGGCTGTCACTTCTCATATGCTCCTCCCTTTGTGGCTGTGTGCCCTGACACCCAGGAAGCGTTGGCATTTAGAAATCCTCCTGAGGAGGAAGCTGTCCAGTGACCTCATCTGCCTCTGTTATCCCAGCCCGTGCCGAGAGCATTCCTGGATGACAGCTGTCACCAGCCCAGTCACTGccgtggtggggatgggggtgtCCTGGATTGGGCTGGTGGGAATTGGGGAGCAGGGGCTGGAGCTTCACCCAGGGGTGTGCAACAGAGCTCCAGACAAGTCGGTTCCCTTCTTTCCTAACCAATGCTTCTCCTTCGGGTCCTGCAGTGCGACTCCCTCTTCCAGGACCTGGGCAAGCTGAAGTCCCGACCAGCACACCTGGGAGTCTTTCTGCGCTACATATTCTCCCAGGCAGATCCCAGCCCCCTGGTAAGAGCTGGAGGCAGCAAGCTGGGAGAAATGCCAGTGGGGCGGTGTATCCGTGCGCTACCCACATCCCTGGGGTCTGCGGGCGCTGCTGGTTTGCTGAGCACGTGGCTGAGGTGCAGGCTCTGTGTGTAGGGctcaggcagctgctggcagccctgtccccagctgtgcagcagtgaggGAAGCCCAGTGTAGGGTTACAtgtcctccccttcctcccaggCGTGATGCGGGGAGGGCGCTGCCCTCCCAGACCCCCACGGTCGTTTCCTGTTTCATGGCCGTCTGGCTGCTGCTCTATTGGATGTTTCACCTTCCTGCTTCTAAACCTTCCTCCTTCTTCGCTGCCCACCTCTGGTCTCCCCTCCTTGCAGCTCTTCTACTTATGCGCAGACGTTTGCCAGCAGACAACAGCAAAGGATTCCCGGGGTTTGGGGAAGGATATCTGGAACATCTTCTTGGACCGGAACGCGGTGAgggcaggggctgtgtgcctgCACAGGGGTCCTTGCATCTGCAGGGGGTGGGTGGGGAACCAGCTGGAAAGCCAGCATCAGTGTCACGTCCGTTGCATGAGGGTCCTTTTTAACATGTTTTGCCACTGACAGTGCTTTGCTGATGCTGATTTCTCTGCTTCGATGCAAATTGCGTAAAGCATTGCGCAGGCATTGCAcaatggcagcagcaccaggcagcttGGAGCAGGGGTCATagaggcagggctggggctcagGCTGTGCCCTCTCTTCCTGGGGGTACCTATTGCTTGGAGGGAGGACACTGCTCCAGAGGGATTTGTGTTCTGGGTGCTGTGATGAGTGTTGGGTGCTTTGTGCACTGGGAAAGTGGGACTCTCAGCTCTCACACCCCTCCAGTTGCAGAAATGACAAACAGTGATGGTGCAGGAGCATGGGGCACCCTCAccctgcagctcagagctgtgtgaGTGTGGCTTTGGCATGCAAATTCCTTCACACACTGTGTTGTGTTCCCACCGCAGCCTCTCCGAGTGAAGGTGTCGGAGCAGCTTCTGGCTGAGATCGGTGAGTGAGGAGCTCTCAGGGGCTGCCAGGGGCTCTCATGGCTGTTTCCTGCATGGCTGGTGACACTGCCTGTCCTTTTATCACCCAGAGGCTCGTCTACGGAATGGGGATGATGTCCGAGCTGCCCTCTTTGAAGCTCAGGAGATGGTGATGCCCGAGATACAGGAGCAGATCCAGGACTACAGGTGACAGTGGGATGGTCACCCCACAGAGCTCAGCATATATCCCCCTGTTCCTCGTGGTACTGACCCCCATGTGCCCATAGAACGAAGCGCACCATGGGCCTGGGGAGCCTATATGGGGAAAACGACCTCCTGGACCTGGATGGGGACCCGCAGAAGGAGCGGCAAGTGGCTGAGAAGCAGCTGGCTCAGCTGGGTGACATCCTGTAAGTGTGGGCTGCCTGGTCCTGCCACCTCCCCAGCGTGTTGATTGAGCTCAGGAAGGAGAAAgtggagcaggagctgggggtgctggtggCAGAGATGGGAGTAGGGGGCTGCAAGGGGGCATGGAGGGAGCACCCTGACCGGGGACGGCTCCCTGGGGCTGAGTGGAGGAATCCAAACAAGctcttttattcctttccatCTCTCTCTGCAGGTCAAAATATGAAGAGGACAGAAGGTGAGTGACTCTCAGCCATGGCAAGCATGCACCCAGTTGCAACTGTATTGCTGTTGCTGACTAAGGAGGGGAAAAGGGTCTTAGAGAGGAGATGCTAAACCGCCCCTTTAATATGCTGGCCTGCAGCACCTTGTCCCAGTGCCAGCTTTATCCCTGGGGGCTGTCAGGATAGCAGGGCTTGGGGAAGGAGTGTCCCTAACTCTCCCTCTTGAAGGCTGCTGCCTTTCTGCCCTCCTTATCCCTTCCCAAGTGTCCCCTGGCCAGGAAGGAGTGGTTCCTTTGTCACACGAGACCCCACAGGATGTCCCAGCTCCATTTTCACAGCCTGTGGTGCTGTGTCCTGGTGCTCTGTCTCCACTCAGACTCTTCTCTTGCAGCTCCCCCATGGCCTTTGCCCTCAGCACATACATGAACCACACTGGCATCCGCAGCCGTGAGCCACGTGTAGCCAGCACCAGTGAGAAGGCACAGGCCCTCCCGGACAAGGACAAGTGGCTGCCCTTCTTCCCCAAGGCCAAGAAGGTGAGTGGCTTGATGGctgctgtccctctgctctgctcccagctcccctcTGCAGTGTGTGGTTGGGATGGAGGAAGAGCTGTGGTGTATTGCCCACGTTGTGATGCCAGCATTCCTCTCGGGtgtcccagcagagcagcagcacgaAGAAGGACAAGGATGCCATAGAAGACAAGAAGCGCAACCCCATCCTAAAGTACATTGCGAAGCCCAAAATGTCCCAGAGCAGTGAGTATTGGGATATTCTGGAACACTGAGCTGCTcagctcactgctgctgggagacCTACAGCCTTTGGGCAGCCCTTAGGCACCCATCAACCCATAGCAGGCACTTCTCATCTGCCAGCTATGCTCTCCTCATCCAGCCCCTTTCAAAACCTCTTGTCTCAACCTCGCTCCCAAATGGCTTtgaagggagcaggaggggagcTGAGCAGTCCTCACCATACATGTGTGCTCTGGCACATGTGTGCATGTCTGCTCTGACACGCATATGtatgttcccccccccccctgcttTCAGTTCTTATACCATTAGCTCACACGCTCCCTTCTCTGCCTCCTCCGCTGTTGATAGATGCAGGATTGATTTGACatctcatttttgttcttttgttttttttcctttcagcatttcATGTCCCTTTGTCCCCTGTCGAAGGTAAAAgcccttttcttttatttgccaTTCATCTCACGTGCTCAGTTTTGATTTGTTCCCCCCAGCGCTGCTACACCGGGCACTGGATGGGCtatggggtgggaggagggctGCCCATGGGCACTCTGGATGTCCCCAGGGAAGCCCCAGTGGTGGCCTTGGTGACATCCCACAGTGAGGACAGCAGTGCCACCATCTAtctcctccttcctgccctcACCAGGAtccctcccttctctttgcCCCAGCAGTCAAACCCGGCAATGTGAGGAACATTATCCAGCACTTTGAGAACAACCAGCATTATGAGAGCCAGGAACCCGGTTCACAGCGTCTCTCCACTGGCAGCTTCCCTGAGGACCTGCTGGAGGGTGATGGGTAGGAAGGGTTTTGGGGGGGCAATTCCTGCcctctgtgttttctgcctgTGCATCCCTCAGCCTGATGCTCTTGGCTCTGTCTCCCTGCTGCAGATCTCGTGCTGAGGTCAAGCTGGGCCGCTCGGAGAGCTTGAAAGGCCGTgaagagatgaagaaatcaaggaaagcagaaaacgTGCCCCGCTCCCGTAGCGACGTGGACATggatgctgcagctgaggcCACCAGGCTTCACCAGTCAGCATCATCCTCTGCCTCCAGTCTGTCCACCAGGTGGGAGCtaccagcagagccaggctAGGGGAGATGGGTTACCTGTGGCCCtcaggagggagctgggatggtCCATTGCCTGTCCACAGTGTCTGGGCTCTGCACCTCCTGGTGCAGCCCTGAGAGTCCAACTTCACAGCTGATATTTGTCATGGGAAGCCAACGAGAATTTGGTTTAATCCACATTTGTGCCCCAAGCCCTGCATTGCGATGGGTGGCACTTTGCCCCTCAATGGATTTGCTCCCGGGAAgtgctgcagggtgctgtgTTGGGAGTAGAGGGCCCTGTGGATGCCACAGGGTCTCATGGGTGATGCTCCCATCCCTCCCCAGGTCGCTGGAGAATCCCACCCCCCCCTACACACCGAAGATGGGACGCAGGTGAGTGGcacggctgctgctgccatcgCCTCTACCTCAGCACCCCGAGCCCGCCGCCACCTCCAGGGCTGGGTCCTACAGAGCAGGAGGGTCACTGTAGAGGGGGCTGGGGGTGTCAGAGGGGACCTTTCTAGCTTCTCCCAGGCCTTGATAGAACACCAGGGGAAGCAATGCTcagggctgccctgggagggtgggagggagccCCCAGAGATGCCTCCACTTGGCACAGTCCTGCGTAACGCCAGCTCCCCATCCCAGGAGTTAGGAGGCACCTCTGTTCCCTTGTGTCTCACGCAGGAGCTTAATCGACCTATATAGATGGCTGCTGGGGGACCTAGTCTGTTAGCTCAAGAGTCAGAGGCTTGTGCTTCTTGTGCTGAAGGTCCCGGGTTCAAGCCGAAATAGGGCCCAGGTAGATAttggctgtgctgggagtgcTGCAGGCGGGCTCATGGGAGGTAGGACTTCAGAGTactctcactgctgcttttcatccACCCAGGAGCATCGAGTCGCCCAGCCTGGGCTTTGGTGCTGACCCCTTCCTGCCTCACCTGCTGGAGGACGAGCAGGGCCAACTCTCAGACCTGGAATCCGAGCTGGATGCACAGAACTGGCAACACACGGTGGGCCGGGAGCTGCTGGCCAGCCTGCCACAGAAGGAGATTGACCGGCAGGAAGTGATCAATGGTGAGGAGCTTAAGAGTGAGGAGTTGAGGGGTCTGTGCCTCTGCAGACACAGCCCAAGGACACCTCCAACTCCTCTGCCTCTCAACAGAGCTCTTTGCCACGGAGGTGTCTCACCTCCGCATCCTCCGAGTCCTTGACCTTCTCTTTTACCAGCGGATGAGGAAGGAGAGCCTGCTGTCCAGGGAAGAGTTGGCACTGCTCTTCCCCAACCTCCCAGATGTGATTGAAATCCACAGTAagttcttccttcccttctttctgtcCTGCAAACCTTTTTTGCAgtggcagtgctgccctgggctgtgTAGTGACcagcttgggctgggctgtttGATTGCTGCAGATCTTTGTAGCCCACTTTCAGTTTCACtcatggcagcagcagtcaAAGTTCACTGTTTCTCCCACTTCCTCCTCCAGATTCCCTCTCCGAATCAATGAAGAAGCTCCGGGAAGAAGGACCAATCATTAAGGAAATCGGGGATCTCATGCTGTCCCGGGTAAAGAGGGGTGGTTGCTCAGAGGGGATGGGGTGACTCCTGCCCTGAGGACATCACATCCTCTAGGAGTGGACAGGGGAGCCTGAAGGTTTctgtgcagagagcagagatgaCCCTGCTGTTACGGAGACCTGTGCTGTCCCCCTCGGTGCCTCTAGGAACCAGAACATGGAAATGGAGGAGCTTTGGGAGGGCCGTGGTGGGGTCAAGGTTGGGCCAGCTTTGTTGGAATCTGAGCCCACGTCTTTCTGTGCCCCCAGTTTGACGGCCTGGCCAAGGAGGAGATCCAGCAGGTTACTGCTGACTTTTGTTCCTACCAGTCCATTGCGCTGGAGCTTATCAAGACCAAGCAGCGCAAGGAGACCCGTTTCCAGATCTTCATGCAGGTTTGTTCCTCTCTTGGGCTGCTTCTCACCCCACGGCTCTCCTGGCTGCCCTTGCTTACACCTCAGGGCCTTTATCCTTTTCCTCCTGCCCTAGGAAGCAGAAAGCAACCCTCAGTGCCGGCGCCTGCAGCTCAAGGACTTGATCATCTCAGAAATGCAACGTCTGACCAAGTACCCGTTGCTGCTGGAGAACATCCTCAAGCACACTGAGGGTAGGGGCTGGAGGACTCTTAGGGTTGTGAGGAtggtgtgctgctgtgcagccgGGAtgggtgggtgctggggggaTTCCTCCCTTCCATCAGCTCTGGGCTGGCTCCATGTGGGCTCAGGATGCAGCCATGAGTGTGTGAGTGTTGCTCAGCTACACAGGGCAGCACCTGCTCCCCCTGACCCTCACCCTTCTCCAGTGGGCACCTCAGAGCATGATAAGCTGTGCCGGGCCCGAGACCAGTGCCGGGACATCCTCAAGTATGTGAATGAAGCGGTGAAACAAGCAGAGAACCGACATCGGCTGGAGGGCTACCAGAAACGCCTGGATGCCACCTCACTGGAGAGGACCAGCAACCCGCTGGCAGCTGAGTTCAAGGTGATTCCAGCTCCTTGTAGGCCTGGGGGGGCTGCCTGGTGCCAGCGCATTCACCACTGCCCTCTCATTCCTCCAGAGCCTGGACCTCACCTCCCGCCGCATGATCCACGAAGGGCCACTCACCTGGCGTATCAGCAAGGATAAGACTGTGGGTATGGACCTCCCCTCAGGTCCTGCAGGATGTGGGCCCCCTCCAGCTCTGGGGACCCTCTGAGGCTGTGCCAGCTGGAGTTGTGGTGTCCTCAGGGTTATCCTTCCTGGGCTGTGAGCACATCTCTGAGCTTCTTCTCTCCGCTCTCTGCTCCAGATCTGCACGTGCTGCTTCTGGAGGACCTCCTGGTGCTGCTACAGAAACAAGATGAAAAGCTGGTGCTCAAGTGCCATGGCAAGACAGCTCTGGGCTCCTTGGACAACAAGCAGACCTTCAGCCCTATCCTCAAGCTCAACTCAGTGCTCATTCGCTCCGTGGCCACAGGTAGGGGACAGCAGGATGCAGGGGGTGGCAGGGGTCCTGTCCTCTTGAGTGTGTTCTTCATTATACCTTGAGCTTCTCCATTGCTTTGTCCCCCGTGCAGATAAACGAGCCTTCTTCATCATCTGCACATCAGAGCTGGGACCCCAGATCTACGAGCTGGTAGCACTGACGTCCTCCGAGAAGAACACGTAAGGGCTAAAGGGGCACTGGTGCCATGGGGCAGTGCGTGGCTGGGGAGGGGGCTCCCCAGTGTGACCCCCTCAGGAGCTGACGGTGCTCTGGGCCGGCCAGGTGGATGGAGGTGTTAGAGGAGGCAGTGCAGAGTGCCATGAGGAATGCTACCTTCCCCCCAAAGCGCCAGATGCCGGAACCCACTCGCATGGCACCTTCAAGGTGAGTAGGGTTGGAGCCTGGTCTGACACTCGGTGGCACTGCTGGGTGTCTCCAGCTGGTGGGGCTGGAGACATGGgttctccctgctgcaggagctaTTTGCTGGAGACCCAGAAGCAGCTCTCAGGGCTCCTGGCCCCTTAGCACTGCCATCCTCCAGTCTAACCCCTCTCCATCCTGCAGCCTGGTGTTGCAGGACCCCGACGTCTCCCCCATCCTGTCCCAagtcagcagctctgcagcggAGGTGGAGGAGAGTTCTTCAGGTGATTTCCCATGCTCAGTTGCCCATCTGTCTCTGGGCTCAGGACACAACCCTGAgctctcccctctccctgcagcagacGACAATCCCACAGAGCTACTGGGTAGGGAGCAACCTCCAGTGCTGCCAGAGGAGCCGGGGAGCAGcgaggtggaggaggaagagctgccCCCTGGACCTTTGCACACAGAGGTGTCTGATGCTCACCCAGAGCCCTCCATGCGCCTGGCACTGCCAGTTCCCAGCCCAGCTGAGGGGTTGGCCGAGGCAGCCCTGGAGGATGGTGAGTGATGCTCAGGAGGACTGGGGAGGCCCCCCATGATATCAGCCTCCCCCCAATTGTCCCTCTTGTCCCAGTGGAGAACCTGAGGCTGCTGATCCTGCGTCGGCTCCTGCCCAGCCGTGACACTGAACCTGAGGACGACTTGACACCCACACCGTCAGTCATTGGGGGTACCCACACTTGGGACTCAGTGCTTTCCAGCCAGGATTCGGCCTCCCAGGAGGTGCTGGCTGAGCCTCAAAGTGCTGCCGAAGAGCCAAAGACCAGATCAGGGTGGGAGGAACAGAGTGAGACGGGTCCAACAGTGtctgctgaggagcagagcagctacAAGGTGGTCCGGAAAGGTATGGGGAGCTGCCAACCCCCAACCAGACATAGGGGGGCACCCGGGGGctgttcctttccttcctttggcTGGGATTTGGGGTCTCTCTGCATGAGCTTTGGAGCTGGGATGCTGGTGGTGGGCTCTGATGGGTGCTGGTGGTGGGATGCTAACTGATGCCAGGGGTGCTGGTATATGGGTGCTGGTGGTGGGGAGCTGATGGGTGCTGATGCTTGAAGGTAGCGCTAATTGGTGTTGGGGATGCTGACTGCTGGTATATGGGTGCTGGTGATGGGATGCTGATTGGTGCTGGTGGTGGGTGCTGGTGGCGGGGCCAGCTcaccccctccctctcccttcccccatcTCTTTTTGGGGTGCACAGCCCCAGCGGAGGGTGCTCAGGAGGCCACGCCCTCGCCAGGCAGCAGCCAATCAgaaactgagctgcaggaaggaggcGGAGCTAATGTAGATGGTAAAGAGACCCCCATCCCCTTCCTGGGGGTGTCCTTGAGTCCCCAGAGCCGTGTTTCCCCATTGTGCCCTCCTGTCCCTTAAGGGCAGCCATATCCTCCAGAGGGATACGTGTCCCTATGGGGTGCTGTATCCttggggaggggtgggaggggtCCATGTCCCCCAAGGGCCGTCCCCAGAGCTCAGGACACAGAGTGCCACCACAACCCTGATGCCCCCCACTGCTCTAAGcctgtcccccccccctcctttacAGGTAACTACTTCTATGTCAGCATGCCCGCCGGGCCCCCCGAACCTGTGCCACCTCCAGGACCCCCCCATGCCTTCCCACCTGAGGAACCCCCCCGGCCCAGCGCTGCTGAGGGTCCCCCAGACCCACCCGGCCCCCTCCGAGATGTCGACCTCATCTTCCGCACCATCGAGCAGCTGACGCTGAAGCTCAACAGGCTGAAGGTGAGTCCCAGTCAAGGGCTGATAGAACAGAGGGGGAAACCACAAAcctgtgccccccccccagcccttaTATTGTGCCTTTTCCCctcacttccccccccccccaggctgTCGAAGCTGCCCATTGGGAGCTGCTGCGATCCCTTGGGCACAGCTCATCTGCAGACACCACCCCTGTGGGGCACCCAGCCCCTGGGATGGAGGGGTGGGCCCAACAACCCCACAGCCCCGAGGGAGGCAGCCCCCTGACCCGCTCCCTGAGGAGCCTGCAGGGCCACAGCGCCAACATCCCAGGTGAGCGGCTGCACCCcatctcctttccctctgctctccatCCCCCTCATCACCCCACTTCTTGCCGTCTTCCTCCCTTACCCTTCTTGCCCCATTCTCTCTGTCTCCCTTCAGtatctcatccccatccctttctccctcttcctAATCATCCCCCTTCAAGTGGTTGGGGATGGAAGGGAACCTTCATTTACACCCCGACTCTCAATTCCTCCCCTCTCACaccccctttctctcctccaggctgcagagccccCTTGGCTGAAGACCCCACACACACCGCCGACCTTTAGCCACGGAGTGGGGTGGGGGtcaacctcccccccccccccccaacaatCACTTAAATCTGGGGAGCTGCCCACCAGCCCCTTCCACCCCTTGGGGGCTGGTGGGCACTGCCAGCCTCACCCATAGGGGGTTCCCCTATGGAAAAGAGGGAGCATGGGGGACCCCCTTTCACCCTGCATGGCAGCCCCAGCCTGGCTCCCTGCCTCCCCTGGCCGTGAGCTCTGGATCTAGTCTGTATAAAtgcactttgttttgttcctctcCGTGCTGCGGCCCTTTGCTCCCCGCTGACTATAAATATGTACGTATGTGCACCCCATCGTGTAAATAacccccctcccatccccatcctcccccTGTGTCACCCCCACGGGGGACAGTCGTGTCCCCAAAGCTGGGGGGCGAAGGGCAGCCCATCCCATGTGTAGAAGCGAGGCCGACGTTGGGGtgtctgatatatatatatattatatataatagaGCCAAGATTGACCGGTTGCTGTTTGATGCTGTATCATCTGTTCCATTTGATTCCTTCCCGCGGTAAAGAAATTGATcgttgttattattttgtaaaGTAAAAGCCcagaaatgtgctgttttttcACCCATAGGCACATGTGGGGCTCATGGATCCAGGTTATACTGCTCCTCTTCCCCCAACCACCCCAGGCTGGGGGTTCAGTGCCTCTATATGCCATATGCTggcagctggggggggggtctcaGTTACCCCTTGGAAGCTACGGGGGTCCCAAGGCTATGGAGGCTCACAGGGTGGAGGGGAGTTCGCAGGGGGGTGGAGGTTTATTGGGGTTCCCATAGAGCTGACGGTTCCGGACCAGACTGATCTTAGCACTGAGTCCCCGACCTTTTATAGGACTCGGGGGGCTCACGGCGGCACCAATCACAGCGCGGCAGCTGAAGCACCATTGGTCTATTTCTAAGCCAATCACCGCGTGCAATTTGGATCCATCTTTAGGCCCATAGCTGGATCTGTCGCGGCACCACCTCTAGGCCCCGCCCACCCACCCCATTGGACCAATCACAGAGCGCGCTTTGGATCCCTCCTTGGGCCGACGAAGCGACAATCCCTGTCCCCGTCCCCCACGCGGTTTCTATGTCAACCTCGGGCCACGCTGGACTCTGTCCCCCCCGGGCTGCTCTCTGTAGGGAGGGCGGGGGGGGCTGTCTGCCCCCATCCCACCTATAGAGGAGTGACCCACACTGAGTAGGAGTGTGGGGGGGGTGCCTGACATGAGTACAGAGCCAAAACTGACCGGCTGCTGTTTGATGCTACATAATAACTTTATTAAAGAAAAGCCCAGAAAGATGCTGGTCCTCAAATGCAGGCAAACGTGGGTGTTCAAGGATCCGGGCTGTGCTCCTCCTCATGCTCTGCTGGCTGAGGGAGGGGgtctctctgctgcagcagctcctggagccGGGTAAGGACTGTACAGGTAGTGGGGAAGCTGTTCCTCTAGGAAGGGGGTACAGGGAATAAAGCTGAGCCCTGCCGTGCCAGCAGCCCCTATTGAACCCAGCTTACATGCAGGGAGAGGCGGCGCAGCCCCTGCTtccccccagctccctcctgctgctgcccctccACTGCAGCCAGCAATGCACGCAGGCCACGCTCCGTGATGCGGTTGTCTGTGGAGGGAGGAAACAACCATGGGGGGGATAGAGCTGCTCTACagccagcccccccccccagcctcaCACTCACAAGCCAGGTTGAGGTTGAGCAGCACTCGGTTCCCAGGCAGAATGACGTTGCCATCTTGGTGCCAGGCTGGCTCCAGCAATGGGTGGATGGGCTCAGGTGGTTCCAATGCCTGGGTATATTGGGAGGGGTCTTGAGGatgcaggggctgcagcagagggTGTCCCCCCAACCTAAGTCCCACCGTGCTGCTCACGTcgatgctgtgctgctcctcgaTAACCCTTGCACCACGGCCACGTCGGGTGTCTAAGGAAACTGACACTGCAAGGAAGAGCAAAGTGGGAGCAGCTGAGCCaggagcagcccccagcacgTTCCCCCCAGCACCCTCAACTCACACTTCTTGCTCTGCTTGATGTCGTCCTTCCGCAGCCGGTCCTGCAAAGGGGCAGAGAGCTCAGCCCCACTGCACCCCTCAGGCAGCACTGTAGGACCCCCCCCCAACCAATACTGGGAACTGGGGAAACCGaggcacagctccagcactgccttCAACCCAATCAGGGCTACCCAAAGACTCCATGTTGAGACCCCCGCACACCCCATCTCCTCACCTTCTTTTTGGTTGAGCTCTTGCCCTGTTTGGATGGAGACAGCTTGCCTGCAACATCACTGccatgcaggctcagggcaCGACCACTGAAAGGTTCAAACTGCTTGGAGATGTCATAAGGAAGGATGCTCGGGGATAGGGGTCCCAAAAAGGTAAAGCCCCCATCCCATACCCAATGCTTACTGCACGGGGCTGCCCCTGTTTCTCCATCagcagcctcctcctctccaccACCTCCGCATGCCTCAGTttgaagggctgcagcacctctgccaGCTTCTGGGCTCCAATGTCCCCAATGCGGTTGTGGCCCAGGGACAGGGAAAGCAGTGAGCGATTCCAGCGCAGCCCCTTTGGGGGTGGGATGAGGAAGGGGCTGAGAGGAGGCATAGGCAGCTCATGGCATGGGGGGGGAGAAGGTGCTGGGAGGGGATACAGGCAGCATTCAGCCCCCCCATGGCCCTGCTGCCCCCACCTCAGCAATGTGCTCTGCACCCACGTCTGTGATGCAGTTGAAGCTGAGGACCAGAGAGAGCAGGCTGCGGTTGGAGGAGTTCATGGTGGAAAGGCTTTGACCCAGAAGCTGTGCAGCCGTGTCACCAATGCAGTTGTTGCGCAGAGACAAGTGGGACAGCCTGGGGGGGGGGTACAGGAGGGTTGGGAGACATTGGGGAGGGGGGGTCACTTTGTAGCTGGGGACACTGTGCAAAGGGCAGAGCCTGGCACTCACGTGCTGCTGGCCCCTATCAGGACATGGAAGGAGTGTTCTGGCAAAGGGTTCCCCTCCAGAGTGAGCGACCTGTGGGGTCAAACAGCACTGATATGCCCTCAATTAATGACAATGAGACCTTcagcatcccccccccccctcaaacCTCTCCCAGCCTACCAGAGCTGGGGGCAGCTTGCCACCATCGTGCCCACTGTAGGCAGCATGCTGTCAGTCAGCCCAGCACTCCAGAAGCTGTGAGGACAGATGCATCACTCGGCCATCACTGAGCAACTGGCCTGGGGGGCCACCCTCCACATACTCACTTCAAGGCTTtcagattgcccagggaggGCAGACATTTGTTGAGAACACCCAGCATCTCCTCTTCCACTTTCCAGCCTGCAGGATACAA
This Excalfactoria chinensis isolate bCotChi1 chromosome 31, bCotChi1.hap2, whole genome shotgun sequence DNA region includes the following protein-coding sequences:
- the ARHGEF11 gene encoding rho guanine nucleotide exchange factor 11 isoform X1; translation: MSVRPPQAAPDSRAGSKRQRLPRLSSLSSLGDSSSERRSPGHRRQPSDSSETTGLVQRCVIIQKDQHGFGFTVSGDRIVLVQSVRPGGAAMKAGVQEGDRIVKVNGTMVTNSSHLEVVKLIKSGAYVALTLLGSPPPSVGLSNSQQDMSTTGAPRNAPACPPPPPPPPLPPPQRITGPKPLQDPEVQKHATQILRNMLRQEEAELQRFYEAYNRNPGTVVGEQIEGARRRVSQLQLKIRQETSGSMDLGRLCGDSSMAMFRAAEGRLSLDSQDGDSGLESGTERFPSVSEISLNRNSVLSDHGLDSPRTSPVITARLFQHHRRQGSDTAFTPTTEQGSERTGRPLIIGPEEDYDPGYFNNECDSLFQDLGKLKSRPAHLGVFLRYIFSQADPSPLLFYLCADVCQQTTAKDSRGLGKDIWNIFLDRNAPLRVKVSEQLLAEIEARLRNGDDVRAALFEAQEMVMPEIQEQIQDYRTKRTMGLGSLYGENDLLDLDGDPQKERQVAEKQLAQLGDILSKYEEDRSSPMAFALSTYMNHTGIRSREPRVASTSEKAQALPDKDKWLPFFPKAKKQSSSTKKDKDAIEDKKRNPILKYIAKPKMSQSTFHVPLSPVEAVKPGNVRNIIQHFENNQHYESQEPGSQRLSTGSFPEDLLEGDGSRAEVKLGRSESLKGREEMKKSRKAENVPRSRSDVDMDAAAEATRLHQSASSSASSLSTRSLENPTPPYTPKMGRRSIESPSLGFGADPFLPHLLEDEQGQLSDLESELDAQNWQHTVGRELLASLPQKEIDRQEVINELFATEVSHLRILRVLDLLFYQRMRKESLLSREELALLFPNLPDVIEIHNSLSESMKKLREEGPIIKEIGDLMLSRFDGLAKEEIQQVTADFCSYQSIALELIKTKQRKETRFQIFMQEAESNPQCRRLQLKDLIISEMQRLTKYPLLLENILKHTEVGTSEHDKLCRARDQCRDILKYVNEAVKQAENRHRLEGYQKRLDATSLERTSNPLAAEFKSLDLTSRRMIHEGPLTWRISKDKTVDLHVLLLEDLLVLLQKQDEKLVLKCHGKTALGSLDNKQTFSPILKLNSVLIRSVATDKRAFFIICTSELGPQIYELVALTSSEKNTWMEVLEEAVQSAMRNATFPPKRQMPEPTRMAPSSLVLQDPDVSPILSQVSSSAAEVEESSSADDNPTELLGREQPPVLPEEPGSSEVEEEELPPGPLHTEVSDAHPEPSMRLALPVPSPAEGLAEAALEDVENLRLLILRRLLPSRDTEPEDDLTPTPSVIGGTHTWDSVLSSQDSASQEVLAEPQSAAEEPKTRSGWEEQSETGPTVSAEEQSSYKVVRKAPAEGAQEATPSPGSSQSETELQEGGGANVDGNYFYVSMPAGPPEPVPPPGPPHAFPPEEPPRPSAAEGPPDPPGPLRDVDLIFRTIEQLTLKLNRLKAVEAAHWELLRSLGHSSSADTTPVGHPAPGMEGWAQQPHSPEGGSPLTRSLRSLQGHSANIPGCRAPLAEDPTHTADL